CAGCCGCTCCTGCTGATCGCGGCCGCCTGCCTCGGCCTCTCCGATCTGTGGGTCGACTTTCGAAGGATTCGCCGGGCGGCCACGCCCGCCTGAGCGCCGTGCCGATACCCTCTGACCGCCTAGGAGCCTGTCGGAGTAAACCCGACCCGGCGCCGACCCCGGAGCGCGCGGTACCATCGAGGAATGCTCCGAGCGGCGGCTTCGCCGCCGCCACGACCGGGGGGGCATCGGGGGGGTCTTCCGAGACCCCCCGAAATGACCGAGGAGTGAGCGAGCCATGAAGATCATCCTGATGGAAGATGTCCCCGCGCTCGGGCACCGGGGGGAGATACGAGAGGTGGCCACCGGCTACGCCCGGAACTTCCTGCTGCCCAAGAAGCTGGCGGTGCCGGCCACGCCGGCCAACCTCGAGAACCTGGAGCAGCTCAAGCGCCAGCGGCAGCGCGCCGACCACCACGCGCGGGAGGAGGCCCAAGGCGCCGCCGAGCGGATCGGCCGCCTCTCTCTCAGCGTGGCGACCCGTGCCTCCGAGGATGGGCGGCTCTACGGATCGGTGTCCGCTCAGGACATCGTCGAGTTCCTGGAGCGCCACCAGATCCCGGTCGAGAAGCGCCGGGTCGTCCTGGACGAGCCGATCAAGGCGCTCGGCGACTACCGCGTGCCCATCCGCCTCCACCAGGACGTGACGGCAGAGCTGGCCGTGACCGTCACCCGCGAGTAACCCCGTCCGCGGCCGCCTCATGGCCACGCTCGTCGAGCTGCCCGGCAAGGTCCCCCCGCACAACCTCGAGGCCGAGCGCGCGGTCCTCGGCGCCATCCTTCTCGAGCCGGCGGTGCTGCCGCGAGCCATCGAGCTCCTGGGACCCGACGAGTTCTACAAGGACGGGCACCGGAAGATCTACGCGGCCATGGTTCGGCTGTTCGACCGAAGCGAGCCGGCCGACGTCCTCACCGTCTCGGAGGAGCTCCGGCGGGCCGGGGAGCTCGAGGAGGTCGGCGGGCAAGCCGCGCTGGCGACCCTCATGGAGGAGGCCACCGTCGCCACCCAGTTCTCCTCCTATGCCCAGATCGTCCGCGACAAGGCCCAGCTCCGGGAGCTGATCCGCGTGGCGCGCGAGATGACCGAGCAGGGATTCGAGGAGACGGAAGACGTCCAGAGCCTGCTCGACCGCGCCGAGCAGATGCTCTTCCGCATCGCCGAGCGGCGGCTCCACAAGGCCGCCATCCCCGTCCGCGACGTCCTGGGGCCGGCGATCCGGCACATCGAGACGCTCTACCATCGCAAGGAGGACATCACCGGCCTCCCGACCGGCTTCAAGGACCTCGACAAACTGACCGCCGGCTTCCAGCGGTCGGACTTCATCATCATCGCCGGCCGCCCCTCCATGGGGAAGACGGCCTTCGCCCTGAACATCGCCCAGCACGTGGCCGTCAAGCTGCGCCGTCCGATCCTCTTCTTCAGCCTGGAAATGTCGAAGGAGCAGCTGGTGCAGCGGCTCATCTGCGCCGAGGCGCGGGTCGACTCCCACCTCGTCCGGACCGGTCACCTCACGGATCCCCACTGGAGGCGCATCGTCGGGGCCGGCGGTCAGCTGGCGGAAGCGCCCCTCCTCATCGACGACACCGCGAACCTGTCGGTGCTCGAAGCGCGGGCCAAGGCGCGGCGCGTGCGGGCGGAGCACGGGCTCGAGCTGGTGGTGATCGACTACCTCCAGCTCATGCAAGGCCGCTGGCGGGCCGAGAACCGCCAGCAGGAGATCTCGGAGATCTCGCGGTCGCTCAAGGCCCTGGCCAAGGAGCTGGAGGTGCCGGTCATCGCGCTCTCGCAGCTGTCGCGGGCCATCGAGGCCCGCGGGGAGTCCTCGCCGCGGCTGAGCGACCTTCGGGAATCGGGGGCCCTCGAGCAGGATGCCGACGTCATCATCTTCTTGCACCGATCCGGGCTCTACAAGGAGAATGCGGCGGAGGCCGAGC
This sequence is a window from Candidatus Methylomirabilota bacterium. Protein-coding genes within it:
- the rplI gene encoding 50S ribosomal protein L9, which gives rise to MKIILMEDVPALGHRGEIREVATGYARNFLLPKKLAVPATPANLENLEQLKRQRQRADHHAREEAQGAAERIGRLSLSVATRASEDGRLYGSVSAQDIVEFLERHQIPVEKRRVVLDEPIKALGDYRVPIRLHQDVTAELAVTVTRE
- the dnaB gene encoding replicative DNA helicase, whose translation is MATLVELPGKVPPHNLEAERAVLGAILLEPAVLPRAIELLGPDEFYKDGHRKIYAAMVRLFDRSEPADVLTVSEELRRAGELEEVGGQAALATLMEEATVATQFSSYAQIVRDKAQLRELIRVAREMTEQGFEETEDVQSLLDRAEQMLFRIAERRLHKAAIPVRDVLGPAIRHIETLYHRKEDITGLPTGFKDLDKLTAGFQRSDFIIIAGRPSMGKTAFALNIAQHVAVKLRRPILFFSLEMSKEQLVQRLICAEARVDSHLVRTGHLTDPHWRRIVGAGGQLAEAPLLIDDTANLSVLEARAKARRVRAEHGLELVVIDYLQLMQGRWRAENRQQEISEISRSLKALAKELEVPVIALSQLSRAIEARGESSPRLSDLRESGALEQDADVIIFLHRSGLYKENAAEAERNLTDVIIGKQRNGPTDKIPLVFKPEYTRFEEMTPREQL